Proteins from a single region of Haloarcula laminariae:
- a CDS encoding PAS domain S-box protein: MGHLPDVHVLHVDDEPDFADVVADFLEHEDNRLVVETATSASEGLDRLADEDFDCIISDYDMPEQNGIEFLETVREMAPDLPFILFTGKGSEEVAGDAISAGVTDYLQKERGTDQYTVLANRVRNAVERYRAEHARERQRKASETVREGIGILNEDGEFIYVNQAYADLYGYNPEDILGQHWELVYPDDEVAVARTEILPTVADEGSWSGETTGLRADGTTFPEDHRVVQTDSGELICSVRDLSAEQELQIELTRFSTLVETLSDPVYVLDETGRFEYVNDAFVEMVGYDRETVLGATPALIKSPEVVERAETNLGRILSSDGPDSVQFEIEIQPKDGEPIPCEDHMGVLPYEGEYFEGSVGMLRDISERKEREQELKRRNQRLDEFASVVSHDLRNPLNVAIGGIDLAQAEYDSEHLERAERGLNRMEALIDDLLTLARGGERITDRESVDVAQFVEECWSNVETEDATLVTDVDCTIDADESRLKQVCENLVRNAIEHGGDDVTVTVGEFEEGVYIEDDGSGIPEDEYDDIFTAGYSTSDEGTGFGLSIVEQIVEAHDWEIRVTDGSKGGARFEIIRSEFVTA; encoded by the coding sequence ATGGGTCATCTGCCAGACGTTCATGTTCTACACGTTGATGACGAGCCGGATTTTGCTGACGTCGTAGCTGACTTTCTCGAACACGAGGACAATAGACTCGTAGTCGAAACCGCAACGAGCGCCAGCGAGGGATTAGACAGACTTGCTGACGAGGACTTCGACTGTATTATTTCTGACTACGATATGCCCGAGCAGAACGGAATCGAATTCCTTGAAACAGTTCGTGAGATGGCTCCTGACCTGCCGTTCATCCTGTTCACCGGCAAGGGGTCGGAAGAAGTTGCTGGCGATGCCATTTCGGCTGGTGTTACTGATTACCTGCAAAAAGAGCGGGGAACTGACCAGTACACCGTGTTAGCAAATCGGGTCCGAAATGCCGTCGAACGATACCGTGCCGAGCACGCCCGGGAGCGTCAGCGTAAAGCCAGCGAAACCGTGCGCGAGGGCATCGGCATCCTCAACGAGGACGGCGAATTCATCTACGTCAACCAGGCGTACGCGGATCTCTACGGCTACAACCCCGAAGACATACTCGGCCAACACTGGGAATTGGTGTATCCCGACGACGAAGTAGCAGTCGCACGGACCGAGATTTTGCCGACGGTCGCTGATGAGGGCTCCTGGAGCGGCGAAACGACCGGTCTCCGAGCTGATGGTACTACCTTTCCCGAAGACCACCGAGTCGTCCAAACGGATTCTGGAGAATTGATTTGTTCGGTTCGGGACCTCTCTGCAGAACAAGAATTGCAAATCGAACTGACGCGATTCTCGACGCTCGTAGAGACGCTCAGTGACCCCGTCTACGTACTTGACGAGACGGGACGGTTCGAATACGTAAACGATGCGTTCGTTGAGATGGTCGGGTACGACCGCGAGACAGTTCTTGGGGCGACACCAGCACTGATCAAATCACCAGAAGTGGTCGAACGGGCCGAAACCAATCTCGGTCGCATTCTCTCATCAGACGGTCCCGACAGCGTGCAGTTCGAAATCGAGATCCAGCCCAAGGACGGGGAGCCGATTCCCTGCGAGGACCACATGGGTGTCTTACCCTACGAAGGGGAGTACTTCGAGGGCTCAGTCGGGATGTTGCGTGACATCTCCGAGCGCAAAGAGCGCGAACAGGAATTGAAACGGCGGAACCAGCGTCTTGATGAGTTCGCCAGCGTCGTCTCTCACGATCTCCGGAACCCGCTGAACGTGGCCATCGGTGGGATAGATCTCGCACAGGCGGAGTATGACAGCGAACACTTGGAGCGCGCCGAACGTGGTCTGAATCGAATGGAGGCTTTGATCGACGACCTCCTGACGCTGGCTCGTGGAGGCGAGAGGATAACTGATCGCGAATCAGTCGATGTCGCGCAGTTCGTTGAGGAGTGTTGGTCGAACGTCGAGACAGAGGACGCCACGCTCGTCACCGACGTTGATTGTACAATCGACGCCGACGAAAGTCGACTGAAGCAAGTGTGTGAAAATCTCGTTCGTAACGCTATCGAACACGGTGGCGACGACGTGACCGTAACTGTCGGTGAGTTTGAGGAGGGGGTCTATATCGAAGACGATGGCTCGGGGATCCCCGAGGACGAATACGATGATATATTCACTGCGGGATACTCGACGAGCGACGAGGGAACGGGCTTCGGGCTGAGTATCGTCGAACAGATTGTCGAGGCCCACGACTGGGAGATACGCGTCACAGACGGCTCCAAAGGCGGTGCGCGCTTCGAAATCATCAGAAGTGAGTTCGTTACTGCGTAA